CCTCGGGAGAGCTGGAGCGCGAGGGCTTCGACGTCGGAGCGGAGGATCACGTTGCTCCCGACGACGGCCACGATCCCATCGACCTGGCCGACGGGTTGAGCGACGGCGGCGGGGGCGAAGAGGAGGACGGCGCTGAGCGCGAGGAGGAGGCGGTACGGGGTCATAAACAAAGCGTGCTCGGTGGGGGATAGGCGGAACGTGCGCGTGCGCTCATTCCGTGTGCCGGGCGCGGGGCTCCGCGTTCCTCCCGGCGAGAAATCGGTCGTGCGGAAACGACGAGGGGACGCGTCATGGCGTCCCCTCACCCCGAACGGAGGGTTCGCGGATGTCGAGCTCGTTGCGGGCCTCGGCCTCGCTGCGGAGCCGTTGAACATGACGGGCGACCATCTGTTTCCGCGCCTGAATGGTCACCTGGCGGGTGATCTCGTCCTCGATCCACGCCAGCTCCGGCTCGGTGCCGGCCTCGGCGCGGTCGACGAGTTGGAGGACGTAGAACGCATCACCGGCTTCGATCACGGAGCTGATCTGGCCGGAGCCGAGCTGGGGGAGCGCCTGCCAGACCGAGGCCTCGTCGGCGGTGAGGAGTCGGCTCTCGGGGACGTACGAGCGGCCAAGTGCGAGGGCCGTCGCCGTGTCGGCGGCGAAGGCGCGCGCGGTGGCTTCCCACAACGAATCCTGATCGGCGCGGAGTGCGGCCCGCTGCATCGCGGCGCGGGCCGTCGCTGCGCTGTCGCGCGTCGCCGTCTGGATGAAGCGGACGCGGACGTAGGGCTCGCGCAGCCGGAGCCGCTCCCTGTTGCGCTCGAAATAGGTCTCCATCTCGGCGCGGCTGAGCGCGGCGGTGTCCTCGTCGTAGAGGGCCGCGAGGAGGGCCGCCGCGAGCACGGCGCGCTCGTTCTCGACGAGCTGACGCTGGACGTCGGGCCGGTCGCGGAGGCCGCGCGCCTCCGCTTCGCTCGCCATCAGCTCCGCCGTCACCCACTGCTCGATCACCTGCTGCCGCGCCGTCACGCTGTCCACGCCCGCCGGCACCGCGGCGAGCGCCGCCGTCAGGTCCGCTTCCGTCAGCCGCGCGTCCCCGATCCGGGCGACGTACGCGCGCGGTTCCGGGGTCGCCGGCTCGCAGCCCGCCGCCAGGGCGAGCACGAGCACGAGGGCGAAGAGGAGCGGGAGGCGAGGCATGGGGTGGGAGGATAGCAGAGAAGGGAGCGCGTCGGGCGGTCCGCCGGCTCCCTTCTCCAGTACGCTGCGCGAGGCGGTGTTATTGCGCGGTGTCAGTAGGGACCGACGCGCTCATCACGTCGTCGAAGGCGGTGCGGAGCCGCTCGGGATAGAGTTCGGCGTTGTACTTCCGGCGGAGCCGCTCGCGCAACTGGGTGTCGAGGAGGTCTTGGTATTGGGCGACGATCTGAGCGCGCGCCTCCTCGAACTTCATCGTGCGCGGCGGCTCGATCGCGTCGAGGTAGAGGATGGCCTTCCGGCTCTGGTAAGGCAGCACCTCCGTCCGCTGGCCGACCTCGAGCGCGAGCGCCTGGTCGAAGAGCGACTCGTTGGTCTTGCTGACGAAGACCGTGTCGATCCGCACGTCCTGCTCAGCGTCGGCCATCATCGCGTCGATCTCGGCCGGCGTCTTCCCTGCGTCGAGCGCGGCGGCGGCGACGGAGAGGAGCGAGTCGTTCCGGCTGTAGAAGCCGATCACGCGGTGCCGCTCGGGGAACTGGTAGTCGTCAATGCGCTGGGAGTAGTACACCAGAAGCCCGATCGAGTCACGTGCAGCCGCATTCCAGACCGAGTCCTCGGAGATGCGGAAGAGGAGCACGCCGTCGGCGTAGTCCTGCATGATGCGGCGGAACTCGGGGTCGCGGTCTTCGAGGCGGTACGCCGCGAGCTCGACGGCCTGCTCGTTGAGGTAGTCGTCAGCGAGGGCGAGGAGCTGGGAGAACTGGTCGGGGGCGGGGGCGACGCGCGTCTGCCGGAGGTAGTCGCTGAGCCCGCCGAGGGCGTACGTCGAGTCGCCGATTGTGGCGAACGTGCTGTCGCTGTACGTACCGAACCGCTCGACGACGGCACCCCGGAGGAGGCTGTCGGCGGGGTAGGCGGCAGTGGCGCGGCGGACGAGGGCCTCGTCGAGGGTACTGCCCACTTCGGCGCGGAACTCCTGCCCGACGGCCTGCCGGCGGACGGCCGTGCGCGGCAGCCGCTCGGCGAGCGGCTTCAGCGTCGAATACGCCTCGTCGTACGTCGGCATCTCCTTGCGGCCGGTGAGCTTGATGAGGTGGTAACCGAAGCGCGTCTCGACGATGTCCGAGACGTCACCGACGTTCTCGAGGTCGTAGGCTGCGTTCGCAAAGGGTTCGACCATCCGTACGCGGCTGAAGAACCCGAGGTCGCCGCCGTTCTGGCCGGAGGCCTGGTCGTCGGAGTACTGCCGGGCGAGCGTGGCGAAGTCCTCGCCGGCGAGGATGCGCTGCCGGAGCGATGCGGCGAGTTCGCGGGCCTGCGTCGAGTCCGCTGCCGTGGCCTCCGGGCCGAGGCGGATGAGGATGTGCGAGGCGCTGATCTCGGGCGACGCGGCCCGGCGGTCGGCTACGCGGAGGATGTGGTAGCCGAAGCTCGTGCGGAAGACGGGCGAGACCTCGCCGACGGGCGTGGTGTAGGCCTGGCGCTCGAACGCGTCGATCATCCGGCCGCCCGTGAAGTACCCGAGGTCGCCCTCGTTGCGCGCGGCCGACGGGTCCTCGGAATGGCGGACGGCGAGCGCTGCGAAGTCGGCCCCGGCGATGACGGAGTCACGGATCGCGGAGAGCTTGGCATAGGCGGCAAGCGTGTCCTCGGGCGCGGCGTTCTCGTCGACGCGGAGGAGGATGTGCGAGGCGCGAAGCTCCTCTTTCTGCTTGTCGTAGAGGTCGCGGATGATGCCGTCGAGCACCTCGCGTTCCACGAAGTACGGCTTCGCGAGCTGCGCGCGGTAGTCGTTGATCTCGCGCACGAGCGCGGTGTCCTCGTCGAGCCCGAGGTCGCGGGCCTGCTGGACCTTGAGGCGGAAGTCGACGTAGCGCGAGAGGAAGTCGGCGTAGGCGGGGAACGAGTCCTGAGCCGCCGCTTCGCGCCCCCCGACGGAGAGGGCGTAGCGGGTCTCGAACTCGTCGAGCGTCAGCGTCTCGCCTGCGAACTGCGCCACGGCGCGGTCGTCGGAGGCGGGGAGACGGCCGGACGAGCAGCCGGCGAAGAGGAGCACGGCGAGGCCCGCAAGCGCGAAGGCGGGCCGCACGGTAGAAGGACGGAGTCGCAGCATAGTCATGGGGTGGAATGGCACGGCGAAAGGATCGCGTGGGTGGGGCTCTTCGAAAGCGAGCGAAAATACACCGCCCGGACAGGACCTGCCGGCCGAACCGCTTAAAGCGTCGGAGAAAAAGGGGAGGAGCGGACGGGCCAGGCAGCGGCGTAACGTCGGCCACGCGGCAGCCGCGTCCGGCGGACGAGCAACTTTTGGTGAAGGTCTCGGTCTACCTCTAAATCCTCGCCCCTAGCGCCCCTGCCCATGCCGCCGGACGACCGAGCCCTCATCGAAGCCTTCCAATCCGGCGACGAGTTCGCCTTCGTGGCGCTGTACAACCGCTACAAAGCGCCCGTCTACGCCTTCTGCGTCAAGATGCTGCTCGACCGCGCGGCGGCCGAGGACGTACTCCAGGAGACGTTCGTCCGCGTCTACGAGAACCGCGAGCGGCTGACGCGCCCCGGCTCGTTCAAGGCGTGGCTCTTCACGATCGCCCGGAACCAGTGCCTCAACCAGCTCCGCCGGCAGAACCGGCAGGTCTCACTCGGCGACACGGAGCCGGTCGGGCGCGGGGAGACGCCGTTCTCGAACCTCATGAAGAGCGAGCAGGTGGACCTCGTCAACGAGTACCTCGGCCAGCTCAAACCCGAGTACCGCGAGGTCATCGTGCTACGCGAATACCAGAATTTGTCGTACGAGGAGATCGCCGCCGTAACTCGGAACACCGTGAGTTCGGTAAAGAGCCGGCTTTTCAAAGCCCGCCGCAAGCTCGGCGAATTCCTCAAGCCGATCCTCGACCCCGAGCCGCCGGCCGTGGTCGTCGCCAAACCTCCCGTGGCCTGACGGCGTCCCGGTGACGCTCTCCGCCCGACCCTCCCGCTCCACGCCTCCCTCGCATGACCGACCACACCGAAGACCTCCTCAACCTCTACATCGACGGCGAACTCCCGCTCGATCAGCAGGGCGCGCTGTTCGCCCACCTCGCCGAGAGCCGAGAGGCCCGCGTGCAGTTCAACGCGCTGATGGCCTTCCGCCTCGCCACACGGATGGACGCCAACCCCGTCGCCCCCGCCGTCGACGAAGCCCTCTTCCAGCGGATCGACGGGCTCCGGGCGGGCCAGCAGCAGGCCGTGGGGCGGGCGGAGGACCGGCGGCCCTTTCGCGCCCTCCGGCGCCGCGTGACGATCGGGACGACGCTCGCGCTGATGGCCCTCGTGCTCGTGATCCGCGCCCTCGTCCCCGGCCCGCCGCCGACCGAAACGGTCCGCTTCATCTCCGTCGAGCACGTCGAGCCGGTCTACGTGATGTGGCCCGGCGTGACGGTCGAGGACGAGACGCTCGTCGGGCAGTGAGGGGTTGTCCGTGGTGATTGGTCCGTGTTCCGTGTCATTGGTTAGTGGCGTGCGGTGCGAAGCCACGGACAAAGGACGACTGCCTACCCTGTTACGAAGTGCGCTTCTTTGTCATCCTGAGCTTGTCGAAGGATCTGCGACGAGCAACGCGGTGCCGAGGAGAGATGGGCTTCGCCGAGCCCTACGGGGTTCCTCGACAAGCTCGGGATGACACGCAGAGCTCACCGAGCTTCTCCGCGGAGTGACGACCGACCACGGACGACTGACCACGGACAACCCCTCGTCTTTCACTCGGATTTGCGCAACGGGCGCGGGGGCGGCGGCTATACTTGGGCGACCTCTCCCTTCGCCCATCCGCACGCTCCATGGCCGACACCGTCCGCGTCCGCTTCGCCCCCAGCCCGACCGGGCTACTCCATATCGGCGGGCTCCGCACCGCGCTCTACAACTACCTCTTCGCCCGCAAGCACGGCGGCACCGTCCTCCTCCGCATCGAGGACACCGACCGCTCCCGCTACGTCGAAGAGGCCGAGGCCGACATCCTCGACTCGCTCGCGTGGGCCGGGCTCGACTACGACGAGGGGCCGGAGAAGGGCGGGCCGCACGCGCCGTACTACCAGTCCAAGCGGGGCGATCTGTACGAGCGCCACGTCGCGCAACTCGTCGAGAGCGGGCACGCGTACTACGCCTTCGACACGGAGGCCGAACTCGACGCGATGCGGGAGCGGCTGACGACGAAGGAGAACCCGACGCCGAAGTACGACGCGGTGACGCGGGCGGAGATGCAGAACTCGCTCACGCTCTCTGCCGAGGAGGTGCAGCGGCGGCTGGAGGCCGGCGACGAATACGTCGTCCGGCTGAAGGTGGAGCCCGGCCACTCGGTCCGCTTCGAGGATCTGATCCGAGGGTGGGTCTCGTTCGATTCGAGCGAGATCGACGATCAGGTCCTGCTCAAGAGCGACGGGATGCCGACGTACCACCTCGCGAACGTCGTGGACGACCACGCGATGGACATCACGCACGTCATCCGGGGCGAGGAGTGGCTGCCGTCCGTCCCCAAACACCTCCTGCTGTACGAGGCCTTCAATTGGGAGCCGCCCGCGATGGCGCACCTCCCGCTCATCCTCAGCCCGACCGGCGGCAAGCTCTCGAAGCGGAACGCCGACAAGATGGGCATCCCCGTTTCGGTGAAGGACTACCGCGCGGCTGGCTACGAGCCCGAGGCCCTGGTCAATTTTCTTGCGTTCCTCGGTTGGAACCCCGGCGACGAGCGCGAGCTGTTCTCATTCGACGAACTCGTCGACGCCTATTCGGTGGAACGGACCAGCCACAGCGGCGCACAGTTCAACCTCGACAAATTGAAGTGGTACAACGGCCAGTACCTCCGCGCCAAATCGGTGGACGCGCTCGCCGACGAGGTCCGACCTTTCCTCGACGAGCGCGGGCTGACGTATGACGACGAGACGCTGCACGGCGCGGCGGCGCTGATGCAGGAGCGGATTACGTTCGCCCACGAGATCGCGACGGACGCTGCCTACTTCTTCGAGGACCCGACCGAGTACGAGGAGGCGGGCGTCAAAAAGCGCTGGAAGGACGACAGTGCGGCCCTCGTCCGCGCCTACGCCGACCGGCTCGAAGCGGACGACGCATTCACCGTCGAGAGCACCGAAGCCGTGATGCGGCAGCTTGCCGAGGACGAAGGTGCTGGGTTCGGACGGATCATCCACCCGGTTCGGCTCGCGACGACGGGCGTGACGGGTGGGGCAGGGATGTTCGAGACCCTCGTCGTGATAGGCCGCGAGGCGACGATCCGCCGCCTCCGCCGCGCCGCCGACGTGCTCGGGTAAAGAGACGACCGATGAGCGACGACGGACTGTTTCAGATCAACGCGGCGAACGTGCCGTTCGCGGTCCTGCCCGGGCTCGTGCTGATGTTCACGCTCGCCCCGGCCGCCGCGCCGACGGTCCCGTTCGCGTTCACGGGGTTCTTCAGCGCGTTCGTCGGGGCCATGCTCGGCCTGCTCGTGTATCGGCAGGTGCGCGACTACGGGCCGCTCGCCCGCATCGGCGCGCTCACGGCGCTGCTCTTCGGGCTCTGGGCCGTGATCGAACTGATCGTGCCGTAGCTCAGCCGTCGAGCCGGTCGCGCAGCAGGGTCTGGACGGCCTTCGCGTCGGCGCCTTTCGGGGCGCGGCGCATGACCTGGCCGGTGAAGAAGCCCAGCAGCCGCGTCTCGCCCGCTCGGTAGCGCTCGACCTCGTCGGCGTGGGCGGCGAGGACGGCGTCCACGTCCGGCGCGAGCGCCGCGTCGTCGCGCACGGCCGCGAGCCCTCGGGCTTCGACGACGGCTTCTGCATCACCGCCTTCGTCGACAAGCGCGGCGATTACCTCGCTCGCCGCCGTTCGCGTGATCGTCTGCGCCCCGACGAGGCGGAGCACGTCGGCGAGCGCCTCCGGCGTGGCCGCCGACTCGGCGAGCGAACGGCCTCCGAGCGCCGGGCGTAGCTCGTGGACGAGGAGCACGGACGCCTCCCGCTCGGAGACGCCGACGGCGACGGTGGCGTCGAACAGCGCGTCGAGCGCCGCGTCGGACGCAAGTACGGCGGCTTCTTCCTCGCCGACGCCGCGCGCGACGAGGGCGTCGTACGCTGTACGCTCGTCGTCGGTGAGCCCGGCGGCGGGATCGCGTGGCGCTGCCGGCGGAGCGGGCGGTGTCGGTTTCTTCGAGGCAGCCGGTTTGGGCGCAGCGTTCTT
This is a stretch of genomic DNA from Rhodothermales bacterium. It encodes these proteins:
- a CDS encoding peptidyl-prolyl cis-trans isomerase — protein: MPRLPLLFALVLVLALAAGCEPATPEPRAYVARIGDARLTEADLTAALAAVPAGVDSVTARQQVIEQWVTAELMASEAEARGLRDRPDVQRQLVENERAVLAAALLAALYDEDTAALSRAEMETYFERNRERLRLREPYVRVRFIQTATRDSAATARAAMQRAALRADQDSLWEATARAFAADTATALALGRSYVPESRLLTADEASVWQALPQLGSGQISSVIEAGDAFYVLQLVDRAEAGTEPELAWIEDEITRQVTIQARKQMVARHVQRLRSEAEARNELDIREPSVRGEGTP
- a CDS encoding peptidylprolyl isomerase gives rise to the protein MLRLRPSTVRPAFALAGLAVLLFAGCSSGRLPASDDRAVAQFAGETLTLDEFETRYALSVGGREAAAQDSFPAYADFLSRYVDFRLKVQQARDLGLDEDTALVREINDYRAQLAKPYFVEREVLDGIIRDLYDKQKEELRASHILLRVDENAAPEDTLAAYAKLSAIRDSVIAGADFAALAVRHSEDPSAARNEGDLGYFTGGRMIDAFERQAYTTPVGEVSPVFRTSFGYHILRVADRRAASPEISASHILIRLGPEATAADSTQARELAASLRQRILAGEDFATLARQYSDDQASGQNGGDLGFFSRVRMVEPFANAAYDLENVGDVSDIVETRFGYHLIKLTGRKEMPTYDEAYSTLKPLAERLPRTAVRRQAVGQEFRAEVGSTLDEALVRRATAAYPADSLLRGAVVERFGTYSDSTFATIGDSTYALGGLSDYLRQTRVAPAPDQFSQLLALADDYLNEQAVELAAYRLEDRDPEFRRIMQDYADGVLLFRISEDSVWNAAARDSIGLLVYYSQRIDDYQFPERHRVIGFYSRNDSLLSVAAAALDAGKTPAEIDAMMADAEQDVRIDTVFVSKTNESLFDQALALEVGQRTEVLPYQSRKAILYLDAIEPPRTMKFEEARAQIVAQYQDLLDTQLRERLRRKYNAELYPERLRTAFDDVMSASVPTDTAQ
- a CDS encoding RNA polymerase sigma factor, which gives rise to MPPDDRALIEAFQSGDEFAFVALYNRYKAPVYAFCVKMLLDRAAAEDVLQETFVRVYENRERLTRPGSFKAWLFTIARNQCLNQLRRQNRQVSLGDTEPVGRGETPFSNLMKSEQVDLVNEYLGQLKPEYREVIVLREYQNLSYEEIAAVTRNTVSSVKSRLFKARRKLGEFLKPILDPEPPAVVVAKPPVA
- a CDS encoding zf-HC2 domain-containing protein, producing the protein MTDHTEDLLNLYIDGELPLDQQGALFAHLAESREARVQFNALMAFRLATRMDANPVAPAVDEALFQRIDGLRAGQQQAVGRAEDRRPFRALRRRVTIGTTLALMALVLVIRALVPGPPPTETVRFISVEHVEPVYVMWPGVTVEDETLVGQ
- the gltX gene encoding glutamate--tRNA ligase; this translates as MADTVRVRFAPSPTGLLHIGGLRTALYNYLFARKHGGTVLLRIEDTDRSRYVEEAEADILDSLAWAGLDYDEGPEKGGPHAPYYQSKRGDLYERHVAQLVESGHAYYAFDTEAELDAMRERLTTKENPTPKYDAVTRAEMQNSLTLSAEEVQRRLEAGDEYVVRLKVEPGHSVRFEDLIRGWVSFDSSEIDDQVLLKSDGMPTYHLANVVDDHAMDITHVIRGEEWLPSVPKHLLLYEAFNWEPPAMAHLPLILSPTGGKLSKRNADKMGIPVSVKDYRAAGYEPEALVNFLAFLGWNPGDERELFSFDELVDAYSVERTSHSGAQFNLDKLKWYNGQYLRAKSVDALADEVRPFLDERGLTYDDETLHGAAALMQERITFAHEIATDAAYFFEDPTEYEEAGVKKRWKDDSAALVRAYADRLEADDAFTVESTEAVMRQLAEDEGAGFGRIIHPVRLATTGVTGGAGMFETLVVIGREATIRRLRRAADVLG